CGAGGAATGTAAAAAATGTTACAGGCATATGCTTTCTCAAAGCGCCCATTTTCCAGATATCCTGCTCTCCGCCCATTCCGTGGATGACGCTCCCTGCGCCCAGAAACAAAAGGGCTTTGAAAAATGCGTGGGTCATAAGGTGGAATATGCCTGCTGTGAATGCTCCGACCCCGCAGCCAAGAAACATATAGCCAAGCTGGCTCACAGTTGAATAAGCAAGAACCCTTTTTATGTCGTTCTGAACAAGCCCGATTGAGGCTGCAAAAATGGCAGTAGCTGCGCCAATTATTGCCACAAGCATCATTGAGTCAGGCGCAAGAATGTACAGGAAATTGCACCGCGATACCATGTAAACCCCTGCTGTAACCATTGTTGCTGCGTGGATTAATGCGCTGACAGGAGTTGGACCCTCCATTGCATCCGGCAACCATACATAGAGAGGTATCTGCGCTGACTTTCCGCAGGCACCAATGAAAAGAAGTATTGTTATGAGAGTTATTGTCGGGTCTCCTGCTGTAAAATCAGTTCCTGCTTTTTCAAAAACCTCCCTGAACTCAACGCTCCTGAATGTAGAGAATATGAGCATAACGCCAAGAATAAACCCAAAATCACCTATCCGGTTTACAATGAATGCCTTCTTGCCTGCATCAGATGCTGATTTTTTCTCAAACCAGAAGCCTATTAAAAGATATGAACAGAGTCCCACTCCTTCCCATCCGACAAACATCAGAAGGAAATTATTTGCAAGGACAAGAATAAGCATTGAAAAGGTGAAAAGATTAAGATAGGCAAAATACCTGAAATAGCCGGGCTCATTATGCATGTAACCCACTGAGTAGATGTGGATTAAAAACCCGACTCCTGTTACAACAAGAATCATTATCCCGGAAAGAGGGTCAATCTGGAACCCTATGTCAGCATTGAAATCTCCTGAGCCGATCCATGTGTATATTATTTTCTGGAAAAATCTTGTCTCAGGTGAAAGATTGAGAAGTTGTGTAAATATGCTCAGGGAGACAAGAAAAGATGCGCCGACAACTGCACAGCCGACAAATCCGACAGCCTTGTTGCCGATTTTTTTTCCCAAAAGACCGTTAATAACGGTACCAATTAATGGAAAAAGTGGAATCAGCCATATATATTCAAACATTTTCATTTACCATTTCATCAGATTTATTTCATCAACATTCACAGTAGCCCTGTTTCTGAAAATCAGAATGATTATTGCAAGCCCGACCACAACCTCAGCAGCAGCTACTGAGAGGACAAAAAAAACGAAGACCTGACCGTCCAGCGAATTCAGATACCTTGAAAAGGCAATAAAGGTCAGGTTCACAGCATTGAGCATCAGCTCAATACACATGAAAATCACGAGCGCGCTTCTTCTTACCAGAACACCAATAAGCCCGATGGTAAAAAGAACTCCTGAGAGTATGAGATAATGAGTCAGAGTAATCATCATCAGTCCTCTTTTTTTCCTAAAACAACTGCTCCGATAATTGCAACAAGAAGCAGTACAGAAGTAACCTCAAAAGGAAGAAGAAAATCAGTGAAGAGAAGTTTTCCAATGACCTTTGTATTCCCTCCTGCTTCAGCAATGTTTTCCGGAGTATAAATCTCCTTTGAAAGAGACCGGGTTCCAAAAGCCTTTATGGCTATGAAACCCTCTGCCAGAAAAATGACCGCAAAAACAATTCCAAAATATTTCTGTATCCTG
The Candidatus Schekmanbacteria bacterium RIFCSPLOWO2_02_FULL_38_14 DNA segment above includes these coding regions:
- a CDS encoding NADH-quinone oxidoreductase subunit K; the protein is MITLTHYLILSGVLFTIGLIGVLVRRSALVIFMCIELMLNAVNLTFIAFSRYLNSLDGQVFVFFVLSVAAAEVVVGLAIIILIFRNRATVNVDEINLMKW
- a CDS encoding NADH-quinone oxidoreductase subunit L, whose amino-acid sequence is MFEYIWLIPLFPLIGTVINGLLGKKIGNKAVGFVGCAVVGASFLVSLSIFTQLLNLSPETRFFQKIIYTWIGSGDFNADIGFQIDPLSGIMILVVTGVGFLIHIYSVGYMHNEPGYFRYFAYLNLFTFSMLILVLANNFLLMFVGWEGVGLCSYLLIGFWFEKKSASDAGKKAFIVNRIGDFGFILGVMLIFSTFRSVEFREVFEKAGTDFTAGDPTITLITILLFIGACGKSAQIPLYVWLPDAMEGPTPVSALIHAATMVTAGVYMVSRCNFLYILAPDSMMLVAIIGAATAIFAASIGLVQNDIKRVLAYSTVSQLGYMFLGCGVGAFTAGIFHLMTHAFFKALLFLGAGSVIHGMGGEQDIWKMGALRKHMPVTFFTFLAGTIAITGLPGFSGFFSKDEILWQAYSGHYGSPWLWLVGAVAAGFTSFYMFRLLFVTFFGGFRGSDEKLHHLHESPAVMTIPLIILAILSVVGGYVGVPHVFGGHNEIVSFLSPVLGGEQPSPAAGHGGGESLEFILMAVSVGIALIGLVTAYFLYIVKSELPQKISSSFKGIHRVLLNKYYIDEIYDTLFVNPIKNGSIFLWESFDNRVIDGIVNGVASFFEGGSSVLRRLQTGVAQSYMLSILIGAVMILGYYLLR